Proteins encoded together in one Macadamia integrifolia cultivar HAES 741 chromosome 8, SCU_Mint_v3, whole genome shotgun sequence window:
- the LOC122086329 gene encoding uncharacterized protein LOC122086329 isoform X1 has protein sequence MANLQGILTKHVAQPYQLRANSKVKMQSANTWGPQSFLASINLPCHSAFIQKLRLTHKTVKRREREREMAGSPSSILCLGTLVIAGILFPGEQSVVMAQRKCRGDVQGLMKQCMQFVQKGGPLRDPSPSCCAVLKNSDVTCMCGIIPPQILPKISSAKVAHAAYFCGNPIPAGVKCGS, from the exons ATGGCTAATCTCCAGGGGATCCTAACCAAGCATGTGGCTCAACCTTACCAATTAAGAGCCAATTCTAAGGTGAAGATGCAAAGTGCCAACACATGGGGGCCACAGTCCTTTTTGGCCTCTATAAATTTACCATGTCATTCTGCCTTCATTCAAAAATTAAGACTGACTCACAAGACTgttaaaaggagagagagagagagagagatggcggGTTCTCCTTCTAGCATTCTTTGTTTGGGAACCCTAGTGATCGCCGGAATCCTATTTCCCGGCGAGCAATCTGTAGTGATGGCACAGAGAAAATGCAGAGGTGATGTTCAGGGACTAATGAAGCAATGCATGCAATTTGTTCAGAAGGGTGGTCCACTGAGGGATCCATCACCGAGCTGTTGTGCTGTTTTGAAGAACTCCGATGTCACCTGTATGTGTGGTATAATTCCTCCCCAGATATTGCCGAAGATCAGCAGTGCCAAAGTGGCTCATGCTGCATATTTCTGTGGCAATCCCATTCCTGCTGGAGTTAAATGTGGAA GTTAA
- the LOC122086329 gene encoding uncharacterized protein LOC122086329 isoform X2, with protein sequence MAGGSSSSCRIVCLATLVVVMAGILFSGEKSVVMAQGGCKGDLQGLLKECMKYVSKPGPQIDPSPSCCAIVKDTDIKCVCGIIPFPIVQTISSAKVAHVAQFCGNPLPPGVKCGS encoded by the exons ATGGCAggaggttcttcttcttcttgtaggATTGTTTGTTTGGCAACCCTAGTGGTGGTGATGGCCGGAATCTTATTTTCCGGGGAGAAATCAGTAGTGATGGCACAGGGAGGATGCAAAGGTGATCTTCAGGGCCTACTGAAGGAATGCATGAAATATGTTTCTAAGCCTGGGCCACAGATAGATCCATCACCGAGCTGTTGTGCTATTGTGAAGGATACTGATATCAAATGTGTGTGTGGTATCATCCCTTTCCCAATAGTCCAGACCATTAGCAGTGCCAAGGTTGCCCATGTTGCTCAGTTCTGCGGCAACCCCCTTCCTCCTGGAGTTAAATGTGGAA GTTAA
- the LOC122087572 gene encoding 2-methylpropanoate--CoA ligase CCL4-like, which translates to MDLLKPNSANSSPLTPLGFLERAATVYGNCASVVYNNTTFTWSQTYQRCLQMASALSSLGIQRGQIVSVIAPNIPAMYELHFAVPMAGAILNTINTRLDARTISILLRHSESKLIFVDFLCRSLILEALSLFPPNTRRPDLFLISDDYEEENPSLTVDLNRTYEGLLKTGDPGFKWIRPENDWDPMILNYTSGTTSAPKGVVHCHRGIFIISVDTLIDWSVPKQSTYLWTLPMFHANGWSFPWGMAAVGGTNICLRKFDATTIYAAIRRHGVTHLCGAPVVLNMLANAPDRKQLENPVQVLTAGAPPPAAVLFRTESLGFVVSHGYGLTETGGLVISCAWKHEWNRFPATEQARLKSRQGVRTVAMAEVAVVDEESGVSVKRDGSSLGEIVLRGGCIMLGYLKDPKGTAKAIRNGWFYTGDVGVIHSDGYIEIKDRSKDVIISGGENLSSVEVESVLYTNPAINEAAVVARPDEFWGETPCAFVTLKSPLSEKEKPSEKEIIEYCRSKMPHYMVPKTVVFTAELPKTSTGKIQKFMLRDMAKALGSSRVSRM; encoded by the coding sequence ATGGATCTTCTGAAACCAAACTCTGCAAATTCTTCTCCTCTCACTCCATTAGGGTTCCTTGAAAGAGCTGCTACTGTCTATGGCAACTGCGCCTCCGTCGTCTACAACAACACCACCTTCACTTGGTCCCAAACCTACCAACGATGCCTCCAAATGGCTTctgctctctcttctctcggtATCCAAAGAGGTCAAATCGTCTCTGTAATTGCTCCAAATATTCCGGCCATGTATGAGCTCCACTTCGCTGTTCCCATGGCCGGAGCAATTCTCAACACCATCAATACCCGTCTCGACGCTCGCACAATCTCAATCCTCCTCCGCCACAGCGAATCGAAGCTTATCTTCGTCGATTTCCTCTGTCGTTCTCTCATCCTCGAAGCCCTTTCTCTGTTTCCGCCCAATACACGCCGCCCTGATCTCTTCTTGATTTCCGACGACTACGAAGAAGAAAACCCATCTCTTACCGTCGATTTGAACCGGACTTACGAGGGTTTACTAAAGACCGGCGATCCTGGTTTCAAGTGGATCCGGCCGGAAAATGATTGGGATCCCATGATTCTCAACTACACTTCCGGTACTACGTCAGCTCCAAAAGGTGTGGTACACTGTCACCGTGGGATCTTCATCATTTCCGTTGATACGTTAATCGACTGGTCCGTACCAAAACAGTCTACATATCTGTGGACCCTGCCGATGTTCCACGCCAACGGCTGGAGTTTCCCTTGGGGTATGGCTGCAGTTGGTGGGACCAATATCTGTCTCCGTAAATTTGATGCCACCACGATCTACGCTGCAATAAGGCGCCACGGTGTCACACACTTGTGTGGCGCACCTGTGGTGCTCAACATGTTAGCAAATGCTCCGGACCGGAAGCAGCTAGAAAACCCTGTCCAGGTATTAACTGCCGGAGCTCCGCCTCCTGCGGCGGTTCTATTCAGAACGGAATCGCTTGGGTTCGTGGTGAGTCATGGGTACGGGTTGACCGAGACAGGTGGATTAGTCATCTCATGCGCGTGGAAACACGAGTGGAATCGTTTTCCGGCGACGGAACAGGCGAGGCTGAAATCTAGACAAGGGGTGAGAACTGTAGCCATGGCTGAGGTGGCTGTAGTGGATGAAGAGTCAGGGGTGAGTGTGAAAAGAGATGGATCGTCCCTCGGTGAGATCGTTCTCCGAGGTGGCTGTATCATGCTTGGGTATTTAAAAGACCCAAAAGGTACGGCCAAAGCCATTAGAAACGGTTGGTTCTATACCGGCGATGTCGGAGTGATTCACTCAGATGGGTATATCGAGATCAAGGATAGATCAAAGGATGTGATCATAAGTGGCGGAGAGAATTTGAGTAGTGTTGAGGTTGAATCGGTGTTGTATACTAATCCTGCCATTAACGAAGCTGCTGTGGTTGCTCGTCCGGACGAGTTCTGGGGTGAAACTCCTTGTGCTTTCGTGACCCTGAAATCGCCGTTGTCGGAGAAGGAAAAACCGTCGGAGAAGGAGATTATTGAGTATTGCCGATCTAAGATGCCACACTATATGGTTCCGAAAACGGTGGTTTTCACGGCGGAGCTACCAAAGACGTCGACTGGGAAGATTCAGAAATTTATGCTAAGGGATATGGCAAAGGCTTTGGGTTCTTCTCGGGTGAGTCGGATGTAG
- the LOC122085907 gene encoding 2-methylpropanoate--CoA ligase CCL4-like — protein MDLMKPSPANSSPLTPLGFLERAATVYGDSTSIIYDTTTTTYTWSQTYRRCLQLASSLSSLGIQRKQVISVFSPNVPAMYELHFAVPMSGAILNTINTRLDAHAISILLRHSESKLIFVDSPSRSLIMEAISLFPPNTSPPSLYFINDDEDTSSPAGDTYESLILKGDPGFKWIRPESEWDPMVLNYTSGTTSAPKGVVHSHRGLFIMALDTLIDWSVPKRPVYLWTLPMFHGNGWSFTWALAAVGATNVCLRKFDAATIYGAIRRHRITHMCCAPVVLNMLANEPNNEPLPNRVQINTGGSPPPAAILSRMESLGFVITHGFGMTETAGSVITCAWKPAWDKLSLLDRARLKARQGVRTAGMADVDIIDTESGLSVNRDGSSIGEIVLRGGSITLGYFKNPGATTESMKGGWFHTGDMGVIHPDGYLQIKDRLKDVIISGGENVSSVEVESVLYSNPAVHEAAVVARPHEFWGETPCAFVSLKPLELNKPSEKDIMEFCRARLPHYMVPKTVVFIDELPKTSTGKIQKFVLRDMAKALGSSPVSRI, from the coding sequence ATGGATCTGATGAAGCCAAGCCCTGCAAACTCTTCTCCTCTAACACCACTAGGGTTCCTTGAACGAGCAGCCACCGTCTACGGCGACAGCACCTCCATCATTTAcgacaccaccaccaccacctacaCATGGTCCCAAACCTACCGCCGCTGCTTACAACTTGCctcctccctctcttctcttggcATCCAAAGAAAACAAGTCATCTCTGTCTTCTCTCCAAATGTCCCCGCCATGTATGAGCTCCATTTCGCCGTCCCCATGTCTGGTGCCATCCTCAACACCATCAACACCCGTCTCGACGCTCACgccatctccatccttctccgTCACAGCGAATCAAAACTCATCTTCGTTGACTCACCATCTCGTTCCCTCATCATGGAAGCCATTTCCTTATTCCCACCTAACACCTCACCACCTTCACTCTACTTCATCAACGACGACGAGGATACCTCATCACCCGCCGGTGACACTTATGAGAGCCTGATCCTGAAAGGTGACCCGGGCTTTAAGTGGATCCGACCCGAGAGTGAGTGGGACCCGATGGTTCTGAATTACACCTCCGGCACCACTTCTGCTCCTAAAGGAGTGGTTCATAGTCACCGAGGGTTGTTCATCATGGCCCTTGATACCTTGATCGACTGGTCTGTACCGAAACGACCCGTCTACCTGTGGACCCTACCCATGTTCCATGGGAACGGTTGGAGCTTCACTTGGGCATTGGCTGCGGTTGGTGCAACCAACGTCTGCCTACGGAAATTCGATGCCGCGACGATCTACGGTGCAATTCGCCGCCACCGCATCACCCACATGTGCTGTGCACCGGTTGTTCTCAATATGCTAGCAAATGAACCGAACAATGAACCGCTTCCAAACCGGGTCCAGATTAATACAGGCGGGTCACCCCCACCGGCAGCTATTCTATCCAGGATGGAATCGTTGGGTTTCGTAATTACTCACGGGTTCGGGATGACTGAGACGGCCGGGTCGGTGATCACATGCGCGTGGAAACCCGCGTGGGATAAGCTTTCGTTACTAGACCGGGCGAGGTTGAAGGCAAGACAAGGGGTGAGGACCGCCGGGATGGCAGATGTGGATATAATTGATACTGAGTCCGGGTTGAGTGTGAATCGTGATGGGTCATCAATCGGTGAAATCGTTCTCCGAGGTGGGAGTATCACACTGGGTTACTTCAAAAACCCGGGTGCAACAACCGAGTCAATGAAAGGGGGTTGGTTCCATACGGGTGACATGGGTGTGATACACCCAGATGGGTACCTCCAGATCAAGGACCGATTGAAGGATGTAATAATAAGTGGTGGGGAGAATGTGAGCAGTGTGGAGGTTGAATCGGTATTATACTCGAACCCGGCGGTTCATGAAGCGGCCGTGGTGGCTCGACCGCATGAGTTCTGGGGTGAGACCCCTTGTGCTTTTGTGAGCTTGAAGCCATTGGAATTGAATAAGCCATCAGAGAAGGACATTATGGAGTTCTGTAGAGCAAGGTTGCCACACTACATGGTACCAAAAACTGTTGTATTCATAGATGAGCTCCCAAAGACATCTACTGGGAAGATTCAGAAATTTGTGCTTAGAGATATGGCCAAGGCTTTGGGTTCTTCTCCAGTTAGTAGAATATAG